TACTTTTTCGTGCAGGTAGTACTATCTGGTAATATCCTTTAATTCAACGGTTTATGATAGCATTTTATAAAGGGGGCTATCCTCTTGGATGATATCTTGTATTTCGTATACTGAGATTGGAAAATAAGGAAATCCATATACATATGCCGTTAACTCATATAATTGAAAATAAATTACTAAAGCTTTGTCAGCGATATAGTAGTCTTGATTACTAGTTTTAATACCTTTAAATTTATTGATTAGATGAATATCTCGATCCTTTATTTGATTAGAAATAATGTTAGATAGTATTTCCATATAGTTGCTTTCGGGTTTAAACAAGTCATATAATTGATAGATTTTCCCTGTTTGGATATCAAATGTTAATGATTTAATAATGGTAAAACCATGAGCAGAAGGGTATGCTATTGTGTAATTGCCTATTGATAAACTCAAAATCCCTCTTTCATTTGTTTTAATTTCAAACCATCCAGTAACTTCTATTTTTGGTATCTGAGGATATCCTTGAATAAAAACCAGTTGATTGACCTGATCAATATAAAGCTTGTTCACAAGAAATAGTATCGAATCATTTATTTTCTTTTGAACAGATTGATTTGTCATACCAATAACGAGAGGGTACTCTATAACCACCTTGTAGCCTGGTTTAACCAATTTTTTTGGTATGATCTGAACAAAATTCTGTATATAGTTCATATAATATACACCTACTTATTCTAAATAATAATACTACAATATATAATATTAAAAGGTCCATAAAGCTGTTAATGTCTCTAGTTAAAAATTTAGGCTAGTTATATATTGTGTTTAGGTCAGATCATTAGTTAGGTGATATTTGGGACTAGTTTTTGTAGTAAAACTAATATCTATAATTGAAAGTGGAAATATAGGTAAACCGTGTCGTAAATAACAGCGGTTTTTGTTATGATAAAGATATATAAATATATTTAACCGAATTTATTGATTATATATAAAGAGTTTAAGATTATATGGTTACTTAGGCATTTTAATCTATGACCAAACTCATACTATAATTACTAGATTTGCCTCAATTAAAGCATTCTTATCATCTTAAAATTCTAATGGACGTTGGTATTATTGAAAGAAAGGTTGTATGTAACTGGAGATATTATATCTTAATTAAAAAAGTAGAGTTTTTATTGGATTAATTTTGTTTATCAGATATATCAAACAATTGATGAAGTATTGTATACTATTATATTATAAAAATTTTTTATGGGGGTGTAATGAAAATGGAAAAAAACAATCCTATTAAAAGTATTAAAGAAAATATACAAATGGCTATGGAGCTTCTCAAGTGCAGAAAGTGTGGATGTATGAAAGAAACTTTAAAAACTATGAAAAATGAAATTTTAAAGATTAAGAATAATAACTTTTTGGAGTTCTTAAACGAGTTAGAAAATTCAATACAAAAAATGGAGTCTATTGAATATACTTGACTGGGATGCAAGCATTGCTGGTCAGCAGATATTTCAAATGCTTTCGATGAAGCTTTTTGTGAGTTAAATAGTATTCATTCCATAGAAAACAATTTAGTTAATAGTCATGATTTAGATATACTCCCTGCTGTTGGTGAGTATCATGTACTATCATTAGACCAAGGCTATCCTGTAGTAATATCTACATTAGGAAATATAGAATTAGCTTACAAGATATCAGAGTTAAAACCAAAGGGATTAAGTATTGTAGGCAAAACAGAAACAGAAAATATAGGAATTGAAAAAATTATAAAAAATGTGTTAGCTGTGCCTTCAATAAAGTACTTAATAGTTTGTGGTAAGGATTCTGAAGGTCATTATAGTGGAAATACATTAGTATCTCTTTTTAATAATGGTATTGATAATAATATGAGAGTTATTGCTTCCAAGGGAAAGAAACCCATTTTATCAAATACAACAAAAGAAGAAGTAAATGCTTTTAGGAACCAAATAGAAATTATTGATATGATTGAATGTGAAGATTTAAATAAAATTTTAGAGAAGATACAACAGCTTTGTGAACAAGCTAGGTCTAGTTATAGCTGTGAGGGAAAATGTTCTTTATATAATAAAAAACTGAAAACATCGTCAATTGAAATAATAAAAGTTGAAGAAAAGGACCCTAATAAAGTTAAATTAGATAAAGCAGGATATTTTGTAATTGTGCCTAAAGAAAATAACAACACAATCTTAGTGGAACATTACAGTTATAATAATAAGCTACTTCGTATTATTAAAGGTGAAGATGCAAGAAATATTTATTGGAGTATTATAGAAAATGGTTGGATTACTGAACTTAGTCATGCCGCTTATCTAGGTAAAGAACTTACAAGAGCTGAAATGTCAATAAAGCTAGGTTTTAAATATGTTCAGGATAAGGCCTAATATTATTAATATGTCATTTTCCCTAAAAATGACCAGTTCTTTATTAAGTAATATATTCAATAATTATTGAGTAAAATTGTAAACCAATAGAATTGGATGATCTACTTACTTTTAGGAATTGTATATTTACGCAAAAGTAATATTTTGGAGTATTCTCAGTAAATTAGATACGTAGAATGTATGATTTTTTAATTTTGATAGTATTTTATATATTTAATCAAATTCATTATTTATCTATGAATTGATTCGAAAGAATACTGCATTTAGACTGTTGGGATGGAAATGAAAAATATAACGTCAGAGAAGAATTGTGTGTCTGGGGATTTAATTATTGGAGCAGGGGAATCGTTATCTATATATAGGCTAGGAAAGCTTTTGAAGGAATATAAAAAAAGATTTCCTAAAGTAAATATTATTTTGAAGAATTCAATCTGTAGTGATTTAAGAAGTAAATTGAGAAATGGGGAGTTAGATATTATTTTCACCATTGAACTTCAAGTTATGGATGAGGATTTAGTCGTTAGAAATTTAAAAGATGAATGTATGTTTATTATCGGTGCTCCAGATACAGATTTAGAATTTTTATATTCAGATTTTAAAAGTAAAGATGCAAGAGAAAGTATTATATTCAGTGAAAAAGGGTGTAGTTTTAGAATAGCTTTTGAAAATTATTTAAAAAAGAAAAGAATAAAACATGTAAATCCACTAGAATTTTCAAGCATAGAAGCTACTAAAAAGTGTGTAATTAATGGTTTAGGAATTTCATTTTTACCCTTCTATGTAGTTAACAACGAGCTAAGTGAAGGAAGCCTTAAGGGAATAGAAGTAAAAGAATTTTGTGATAAGTTTGCAACTCAACTGGTGTACCACAAAAATAAAAATATACATCAAGCGATGAGTGAATTAATAAAAATGACATTAGAAGATTCTGTCAATTGGGAATGATAGATAGAACTGATTGTAGTATAAATTGTAAGTATAAAAAGTGGACAAGTTATGCTTGCACAACTAATGGGGCACACCCCAAGAAGAATGCTTTTTACATTAAAAAATAATTATCTGCTAATTAAGGAAGGCGACTTGAGTCACCTTCTTTTTAATTACATTTAATAAAGTATAATTTTTCTGCTAATAAAGGATTATAGGTTGCCTTTACTAACCTAAATATATTATACAAGGAGTTTAATAAGATTTACCTTTATTAATAAAATTCTTAACAGAGATATAGCTATATGGAAATTTTTATACACACTAAAGTTTATATTAAAGAGCAGTTTATTTTTTCATGGAATTTAATAGCATATTTATAGAAATATAAGTTTCATTTAATAGATCATAACCTCCATTATGAATGCACCAATCATAAAGTATACCTCTTGACAATCTAAGTAAATAGGTTGTTATTTGATATGCGGTAAATTCTTTTGTAATCTCATTATTATCTTGTCCAATTTTTATAGTATTTTTTAGTATTTGATTCAATTTTCTTTCTTCAGATATGAAAAATTCCCTACCATCATAAAGTTGTGCTTTATATACTTGTTTAAGTATATCAATACCCATTTTATTTGCATAACTAACTTGGTATAAAATTATTGATAGTATTTTATCTATATAAGATTCTTCACTAAGATTATTATTAACATAATCTTCAAGTACAATATCAAATTCTTTATAAAATTCTATTATTATATCTTCTTTAGACTTAAAGTGATGATAAAACCCTCCTACAGATATACCAACTTCTTTACATATTTGATTTATTTTCACATTATCATATCCATATTCCGAAATTAATTTCATTGAAGTATCTAATATTTGTTTTTTAGTTTCTATAGCCTGAGCTTGCCTTTTAGTTAAATTACCTTCATTCATTTTAAAATCCCCTACTTTCAATCCTATGTATAACAATTTAATTATACACAATATTTTATATTAGTAAAGTTTTATGAAAAGGTTTTTATTTTTTAATAAAAAATATTGACAATTAGCTAACGAATAGTTATTATATAAACAAGCTACAGAATTGATTCGGCGAAATGATTCTGTTGAGAAAAGGAGGATATTACTCCGAATGTAATAATACGAATTTATGATTAACTTTAAAAGGAGATGTTTTATGAAAACTAAATTTAATAAAATTTTTGAACCGATTACAATTGGAAGAATGACTATTAAAAATAGAACTTCTATGGCCCCAATGGGTTTAGTATGTTATTCTGATGCAAATGGTGGATTTAATGACGAGGCACAAAACTATTATATTGAACGTGCTAAAGGTGGAGTTGGTCTAATTGTTACAGGTATTTGCTGTGTAAACTATGATGAACTTCCAGAACAAGCATTGCCTTGTCCAACACATAATCCTTTAATGTTTTGTAAATCTACAGCACAAATGGTAGAAAAAATTCATGCACATGATGCGAAAATTTTCCTACAACTTACTGGTGGACTTGGACGTTCTGCAATGCCTGCATTTATAAAAAAGGCAGTTGCTCCTTCAGAAAATAGCAATCGATTTGATCCAAGCATTAGTCATAGAGAAATGACAAAGGAAGAGATTGA
The window above is part of the Tepidibacter aestuarii genome. Proteins encoded here:
- a CDS encoding DUF3298 and DUF4163 domain-containing protein codes for the protein MNYIQNFVQIIPKKLVKPGYKVVIEYPLVIGMTNQSVQKKINDSILFLVNKLYIDQVNQLVFIQGYPQIPKIEVTGWFEIKTNERGILSLSIGNYTIAYPSAHGFTIIKSLTFDIQTGKIYQLYDLFKPESNYMEILSNIISNQIKDRDIHLINKFKGIKTSNQDYYIADKALVIYFQLYELTAYVYGFPYFPISVYEIQDIIQEDSPLYKMLS
- a CDS encoding DUF4346 domain-containing protein codes for the protein MLPAVGEYHVLSLDQGYPVVISTLGNIELAYKISELKPKGLSIVGKTETENIGIEKIIKNVLAVPSIKYLIVCGKDSEGHYSGNTLVSLFNNGIDNNMRVIASKGKKPILSNTTKEEVNAFRNQIEIIDMIECEDLNKILEKIQQLCEQARSSYSCEGKCSLYNKKLKTSSIEIIKVEEKDPNKVKLDKAGYFVIVPKENNNTILVEHYSYNNKLLRIIKGEDARNIYWSIIENGWITELSHAAYLGKELTRAEMSIKLGFKYVQDKA
- a CDS encoding LysR family transcriptional regulator substrate-binding protein, whose amino-acid sequence is MEMKNITSEKNCVSGDLIIGAGESLSIYRLGKLLKEYKKRFPKVNIILKNSICSDLRSKLRNGELDIIFTIELQVMDEDLVVRNLKDECMFIIGAPDTDLEFLYSDFKSKDARESIIFSEKGCSFRIAFENYLKKKRIKHVNPLEFSSIEATKKCVINGLGISFLPFYVVNNELSEGSLKGIEVKEFCDKFATQLVYHKNKNIHQAMSELIKMTLEDSVNWE
- a CDS encoding TetR/AcrR family transcriptional regulator: MNEGNLTKRQAQAIETKKQILDTSMKLISEYGYDNVKINQICKEVGISVGGFYHHFKSKEDIIIEFYKEFDIVLEDYVNNNLSEESYIDKILSIILYQVSYANKMGIDILKQVYKAQLYDGREFFISEERKLNQILKNTIKIGQDNNEITKEFTAYQITTYLLRLSRGILYDWCIHNGGYDLLNETYISINMLLNSMKK